A region of Theileria annulata chromosome 2, complete sequence, *** SEQUENCING IN PROGRESS *** DNA encodes the following proteins:
- a CDS encoding uncharacterized protein (chr2.C.cand.25 - hypothetical protein), with protein MVRLVPPFLRNIIGSPEDSQHVTANHDNKTETIEENVNINKESDLNSFEPVDPPYFIKDEQLKGLVITSNIATIASIDWGPPKLNATLLDELGNSGKYLLDIIRGNKTTVENLEEITKNIKNVPKVYESDFNVYLNQIEEIYSECPEFNILRDNVQEIVESPSVAVETNIDNIPREYFEDDYNIHENVIFNKTLDEIPESIEFLESQLMQINTQLRELVGTHLKHVGESFVCIEDLKSSFLSINDQISNVRSIFDNLKGIYNSPVNYSYFKNSKIGEDDITPPSSKSIDSQTNESRSYTLHEVLMLKKRVLEVLEYLYLLKGISCTPDYIQGIIEINNMALARVFASVAMEYFENDLSKFKITNSVLLVLKDTISNLEQVGEAKFIDLTFFTLTECYSCDDLEKYEKELRPTLEKLEQVLVVLTISGSISDTLSTLKNTPIIPINYSTESPVTMETFQEQLDKVLRGFEHSNLFLLHLLNSLTCVYLFNKEGQYLPDSSKSSDIGRKMILKIQDSFTDGINRDYQKIAETTQFLKTHLKLPLTCKSGSYSERYLEILSGFDLDDENSRCDSTTKTITDCDNGDSTNDEDSCVETQDKVTSDLFDYYENLYCVMEGVLVKALEKLFSNFKIETPNEGAVTEIEPVMLSLKKVENIYKESLKNYINCPKTTEKMLAEILRNHLKFHKIQCELPLSFVEKDLGSVLTGVLYKYISAESKKNVELIFEQSLVKVHENLNQETWVVFEKLELEGKTFNLIHSSILLNENLDVYFGISEKFSFLSSASISKSINLFAYFSTLIENELEKNLCVKKLCLIIQTLDFFTLSIPLKIRNLSIHTQKTGQTEENDTKDYDLLLVLGINAENCVMEAKLLRKKSAELLSNFIFSQIKIHLINWVFKYTDLQDNTQSEDPTEDVNLVMKTISDLYSECSQIFSVEDLRETFSDSFDKLVDLAKKQNLDFTKFDRFSDDCSRIMTELSHLSDIKLEILSLAHRLSN; from the coding sequence ATGGTCCGGTTAGTGCCTCCATTTTTAAGGAATATCATTGGTTCTCCGGAAGATAGTCAACACGTGACTGCTAACCATGACAACAAAACTGAAACTATAGAagaaaatgtaaatattaataaagagtcagatttaaattcatttgagCCCGTAGATCCGCCCTACTTTATCAAAGATGAGCAACTTAAGGGGTTGGTAATTACAAGTAATATCGCAACCATAGCATCCATAGATTGGGGACCCCCAAAATTAAACGCTACCCTTCTAGATGAGCTCGGAAACAGCGGTAAGTACCTGCTGGATATTATTAGAGGGAATAAAACAACGGTCGAGAATCTTGAGGAAATTACCAAAAACATAAAAAACGTGCCCAAAGTCTATGAGTCAGACTTCAATGTTTACCTAAACCAGATAGAAGAAATATATTCCGAATGCCCAGagtttaacattttaagGGACAACGTACAGGAAATTGTCGAATCGCCTAGTGTAGCTGTAGAGACTAATATTGATAACATCCCAAGAGAGTATTTCGAAGATGACTATAATATTCACGAGAATGTTATATTCAACAAAACTCTGGACGAAATCCCAGAGTCCATAGAGTTTCTTGAGTCTCAGCTGATGCAGATTAATACGCAGTTGAGAGAGCTGGTTGGAACACACCTAAAGCACGTCGGGGAGTCCTTTGTGTGCATTGAGGACCTGAAAAGCTCATTCTTGAGCATAAATGACCAGATTTCAAATGTTAGAAGTATTTTTGATAATCTTAAGGGGATTTACAACTCTCCTGTCAATTATAGCTACTTCAAAAACTCAAAGATAGGCGAGGATGACATAACTCCGCCCTCATCTAAATCAATTGATTCTCAAACAAATGAATCTAGGTCGTACACATTACACGAAGTATTGATGTTGAAGAAGAGGGTTTTGGAAGTCTTGGAGTACTTGTACCTGCTGAAAGGCATATCTTGCACTCCTGACTACATTCAGGGAATTATCGAGATTAACAACATGGCTCTGGCAAGGGTTTTTGCAAGTGTGGCAATGGAATACTTTGAGAATGATTTGTCAAAGTTTAAGATTACTAATTCAGTCCTGCTCGTCTTGAAGGACACAATTAGTAATTTAGAACAAGTGGGAGAAGCCAAGTTTATTGATTTGACGTTTTTTACACTAACTGAGTGTTACTCTTGTGATGACTTGGAGAAATATGAGAAGGAGTTAAGGCCGACTTTGGAAAAACTAGAACAAGTTTTGGTAGTTTTGACGATTTCAGGATCAATAAGTGACACACTTTCAACGCTTAAGAATACCCCGATAATACCAATTAACTACTCTACCGAATCACCAGTTACCATGGAAACGTTTCAGGAACAACTGGATAAAGTGCTCAGAGGGTTTGAGCACTCTAACCTGTTTCTACTTCACCTTCTAAATTCACTAACTTGTGTATATCTGTTCAACAAGGAGGGACAGTATTTGCCAGACTCTTCCAAGTCAAGTGACATAGGCAggaaaatgattttaaagatACAAGATAGCTTCACTGATGGGATTAATCGAGATTATCAGAAAATTGCCGAAACAACACAGTTTTTAAAAACCCATTTAAAATTGCCATTGACCTGTAAATCTGGTTCCTACTCTGAAAGGTATTTGGAAATTTTGAGTGGATTTGATTTGGATGATGAAAACAGTAGGTGTGATAGCACTACCAAGACTATTACTGATTGTGATAATGGTGATTCTACTAACGATGAGGATAGTTGTGTGGAAACCCAAGATAAAGTAACAAGTGATTTGTTTGATTACTACGAAAACCTGTATTGTGTAATGGAAGGCGTGTTAGTTAAAGCTTTAGAAAAactattttcaaattttaagaTTGAAACACCCAATGAAGGAGCTGTTACCGAAATAGAACCTGTAATGTTAAGCCTTAAGAAGGTAGAGAATATCTATAAGGAAAGcttaaaaaattacataaattGTCCTAAAACTACTGAAAAAATGTTAGCTGAGATTTTAAGAAATCACCTTAAATTCCACAAAATCCAATGTGAGTTACCTCTGAGTTTTGTGGAAAAGGATCTGGGTTCAGTTCTGACAGGCGTGTTGTACAAGTATATAAGCGCTGAGTCGAAGAAGAATGTGGAACTAATATTTGAGCAAAGTCTGGTCAAGGTGCACGAAAACTTAAACCAAGAAACCTGGGttgtttttgaaaaattggAACTTGAAGGCAAAACCTTTAACCTGATACATTCATCCATTCTATTAAACGAGAACTTGGATGTGTACTTTGGGATCTCAGAAAAGTTCTCCTTCCTTTCAAGTGCGTCAATTTCCAAGTCAATAAACCTTTTCGCCTATTTTAGCACTTTGATAGAGAATGAACTTGAAAAGAATCTTTGCGTGAAAAAACTATGCCTCATCATTCAGACTCTTGATTTCTTTACCCTTTCAATTCCTCTGAAAATAAGAAACCTCTCAATCCATACTCAAAAAACTGGCCAAACAGAAGAAAATGACACCAAAGACTACGATTTGTTGTTAGTTCTGGGAATTAATGCAGAGAACTGTGTTATGGAAGCAAAGCTCCTGAGGAAGAAGTCTGCCGAGCTCCTCTCAAACTTCATTTTTTCTCAGATCAAAATCCACTTGATCAATTGGGTATTCAAGTACACAGACCTTCAAGATAACACACAGTCTGAGGATCCAACTGAAGATGTCAACTTGGTGATGAAAACAATATCTGATTTGTATTCCGAGTGTTCACAGATCTTTTCTGTTGAAGATTTGAGAGAAACCTTTTCAGACTCTTTTGACAAGCTCGTTGATTTGGCTAAGAAACAAAACCTCGATTTCACCAAGTTTGATAGATTTTCAGACGACTGCTCCAGAATCATGACGGAATTATCTCACCTCTCGGACATAAAGCTGGAAATACTCTCACTCGCTCATAGACTGtctaattaa